TTGCTATCTATATGGGTGCAAAAGTTCTAATCGTTGATGACGCAGCATTCATGCGAATGGTTTTAAAAAACATTTTGACAAATAATGGCTTTGAAGTAGCAGGCGAGGCCGAAAATGGCAAGGAAGCCGTTATTAAATATACAGAACTAAAGCCAGATCTAGTAACAATGGATATTACTATGCCTGAAATGGATGGAATAACTGCCGTAAAAGAAATCAAAAAACTGGATCCCCAGGCCAAAATCATTATGTGTTCTGCCATGGGACAACAAGCTATGGTGATAGAAGCTATTAAAGCAGGAGCGAGTGATTTTATCGTCAAGCCTTTTAAAGAAGATTTAGTAGTTGAAAAATTAAACATTCAACAGGCTAAATAGATCAATAAATTCCGCTTCTTTCGATGCTACGACTAACAACCACGTATACCGCCTTGAGCAGAGAAGCCGCATAAAGAAATGCCGGTACGCAGTTCGACCCGAAGTGGTCAAGCTTTTTTGAATCCTGCTTTGGATGAAGGACGAAAATAAAAATAATTCCTTAAGTCTTTGGTAAAACAGTTAAGAAAAAAATATAGTGAAATCGGAGGACACATGATGAGGCATAGTGAAAATAAAATGAAACAATTGGATAAGTTGGTTTCTCTGGAAGAAGCCCAGGGAGTATCCATCCTTACCAGTGAAGAACTGGACGAGCTATTGAAGGAACTGACAGACATGGTTCAAGAGCTGGAGAAACTGGCAGTAGGCAGGACAAATTGCTGAACAGCAGCTAGTCATGTCCCGACTGAGAAAGCCTGTATGCTGCCAGTATAAACTGAGCGCAAAAAAGGGGAAGGAGATGTTTATGAAATACCTGCGAATAAACATACAAAGCCTGCTAACAAGGATGACCGTATTTTTCGGGCTGGTCGTGCTGGCAGGGTGTGTGGCCCTCTGGCTGGTCAGCACCAATCGCGCCGACGAGGCGATAAAAGCCGAAGCCGAAGAAGGCATGCTAAAAGTGGTCAAGCAATATACGGCAATGCAGGACAATCACATTGCTACTCTCAAGTACATAGTAGAAAACGTGGCGGCCCGTGATGTTGTACGCGGCCAGGCCGGCGGCCGCGAAACTACTTTACAAGAAAAACTCGCCGTTTTGGCCGCGGAACTGCAGCAGGCCGAAAAACTAGGCTTCAAACGGATGGGTCTGATCGACAAGTCCGGCAAAGCTTTCTATCCTGACGGCAGAACCGCCGACCTTGGCGACCGCGACTACTTTAAAGAGGCGCTGACTGGCAAAACATACATATCCAGCACGTTGGTCAGCAAAGTCGATAACTCGGTCATGTTTGCCGTAGCCGCCCCGGTCCGCCATTATGCTACCGGCGAGATAACCGGCGTGGTGTTCGGCATCATCGACAGCGCCCGCTTTGCCAAGGAAATAGGCAGCCTTTCCTACGCGCAGACCGGCTATGCCTTCGCGGTCGATAGCACAGGTAAGATGATTGGCCATAAAGACCAAGAACTTGTGCTTAAACAGGTAAATTTCATCGAAGAGGCCAAGAAAAATCCTGAGCTGGCCGAGCTGGCAACTATCATCTCCCGGATGGCCAATGGCGAGGAAGGCTTAGGCGTCTACACTTATCAGGGAGAAAAGAAATATGTTGCCTTTGCCCCGGTCAAGAGCACCGGCTGGTCAGTCGCCATTAACGCCCCGGTCGATGAAGTGCTGGATAAGGCAGCCGGTTTAAACCGGGCGCTGCTGGTAGTTTCCGCGCTGGTACTCGTCATCGCTCTGGCCCTGACGGTCTTCATCGCCCGAAGCATTGCCATTCCGATAAAGCTGGCCGTCAACCACCTCGGTACAATCGCCGACGGCGACTTCACCCAGGTGGTGTCTGACAAATTCATCCGCCGCACCGACGAGATCGGCCAATTAACCAGGGCGCTTGACAAGTTGCAGCGTGACCTGCGCCCCCTCATTGGCGGCATCCGTAGCGACGCTAAGACGCTGTCGACAAGTTCGGAAAGCCTGAGCGCCGCCTCCCAGGAAGTAGCGTCATCCTCAAGCGAAGTCGCCCGCGCCATTCAGGAAGTGGCCAGCGGCGCGTCCGACCAGGCCTCCAGCCTGCAGGACATCATCGCCCTTATTGGCGATATTACCTCACAACTGGAAAAAGTTTATACCGAACTGGGCAGAGTAAAAGCCAACAGCGAGGAAACATCCGCCCTGGCCGGTAAAGGCAAACAGGAACTGGATCTGCTCACCGCATCTATCGACAATGTCAAACAGGCTTTCCAGCTGGTTGCGGAGAAACTTGCTAGCCTGGACAAATCAGTCGGCCAGATTGGGGAAATTATGGGCGTAATTACCGGCATCGCCGACCAGACCAACCTTTTGGCCCTCAATGCCGCCATTGAAGCGGCGCGGGCGGGCGAAGCCGGCCGCGGCTTTGCCGTGGTGGCCGAGGAAGTGCGCAAACTCGCCGAACAGTCGCGCGCTTCAGCCGACCAAATCAAACAATTGCTGGACACCATCGGCGCCGAAACTGGCGAGGTGGTGGCAACGGCCAAGGTAACCCAGGACCAAGTGACCAACCAAATTGAAAATGTCAAAAATACTGTGCGGTCGTTCGACGACATCTTAGCTTCGGTTGCAGCAATTGCCCCCATGATTGCCGCCGCCTACCAGGAAATGGACAAAACGGTCAAAGCTAAAGACGCGGTATTGGACCGCGTCCAAAGCGTTAGCGCCGTATCAGAAGAGACCTCGGCCGCTTCCGAAGAGATTGCCGCATCGGCCGAAGAGCTTACTGCTTCGACCCAGGAGATTGCCGCCGGCGCTCAGCAGGTGCTCGAGGTGGCCAAACGGCTGGACGAGCAAGTCGAACGGTTCAAAGTTTAACGCCTAGATATATAAATATTAAGGCCCTGGTACAGACCTGGAGCAAATCATTAAAAACAAGCCCAACCTGAAAGCACCTCTTTGTAAGGTTTCAGGCCGTTTAGCAATCTCGCAGCGGGAAAGTTATTCGCCATCTTTAGCCCTATGCGGCTTGGCCATCTATAACTAAAATACTTGCTGATACTTTGTGTTAAATACCCAATTTTTAACATGCGATTTACTTTTGCTTAACATCCCTGCAATAGCCTAATGCTACAATAAAATCGCACTTCGTCACAAACTTATTGCAGGAGGCGATTTGAGATGGCAAAGTATTTCGCAAAATCTCGGTCTGTTATTTGGGCGTTAGTGCTCTGCCTAGTGATCGGGCTATCACCTGGCCAGCCGGCCTCTGCCGCCGCCAAGGCGAAAAACGTCATCGTACTCATGGCTGACGGCACCGGCGCCGCCCACACCACCCTTGCCCGCTGGTACAAAGGCGCTCCTCTGGCGCTTGACGAAATGTACGTCAGCGGCGTGCGCACCTGGGCCGCCGAATCGCTTATCACCGACTCGGCGCCAGCGGCTACGGCTTTCGCTACCGGTCACAAGACTAGCGACAAATTTATCGGCGTCCTGCCCGGCAACGTGACCATGCCTGGCGTTGCCAAACCGGCGGCTGACCTGTATGCCAAACCGGTCGCCACCGTACTGGAAGGCGCCAAACTCATGGGCAAATCGACTGGCCTCGTAGCCACCTCCAACATCCAGCACGCCAGCCCAGCCGGCTACTCATCGCACTGGCCCGACCGCAACAACTACAACGAAATTGGCGAGCAGCAAGTCTACCTCAACATCGACGTCGTCCTCGGCGGCGGGATGAAATACCTCCTGCCCAAAGAACAAGGCGGCACTCGCGACGACGGTGAAAACCTCATGGAAGTCCTCAAACAGCGCAACTACCAGCTGGTTGAAACGCGCGACGAGCTGCTGAAAGTAACATCCGGCAAAGTATGGGGCATGTTCGCCGCAGACGATATGGCCTATGACTTTGACCGCAAAGTCCTCCGCCCAAACGAGCCCTCTTTGGCAGAAATGACCCAAAAAGCCATTGAACTGCTGTCGCAGAACAAAAAAGGCTTCTTCCTCTTCGTCGAAGGCTCAAAAGTTGACTGGGCGTCCCATGCCAACGACCCTATCGGCGTAATCTCCGATCTCTTAGCGTTTGACGAAGCGGTGAAAGTCGCCCTCGACTTCGCCAAAAAAGATGGCAATACCATCGTTTTAGCCTTTGCCGACCACGGCAATGGCGGCATGTCGCTGGGCAATAAGTCTACCGATAAGACTTATTCCAAACTACCTTTGAGCGCCCTGGTCGATCCCCTCAAAGGCGCTAAGCTCACTGGCGAAGGCCTTGAAGCAATGCTCGGCGCTGACACATCCGAAGAAAAAATCCGTTCCATCGTCGCCGATTACTATGGCGTAACCGACTTGACGGCCGAGGAAGTAGCCGCCATCCAAAAAGCCAAAAAAGGCCAGCTCAACTATGTGATTGGCCCCATTATTTCCAAACGCTCGATAATTGGCTGGACGACTAACGGCCACACGGGTGAAGACCTCTTCTTCTACTACTATGGCCTGAACAAACCGCTGGCTATGATCGAAAATACCGATATTGCCAATATCTGCGCCAATGCTCTGGGCTTTAACCTCGCTGACGTCGACGCCAAACTCTTTGTCGACGCGGAAAAAGCCTTTACCGCCATCGGCGCTAAGACCTTCCTCGACAAAAGCGACGCCAACAATCCCGTGCTGGTTGTCACAAAGGGCGCAGTAAAAGCCGAGCTTCCCCTTAGCAAGAACCTCATCAAAATAAACGGCAAAGTGTACCAACTTAACGGCATCGTCGTACTTGCTCCCAAGACCGGCAAAGTATTTCTGCCGCAGCAAGCGGTAGAACTCGCCAAAGCCGCCGGGATGTAAGCCTAAAAAAGGAGGCCCGCCACCGGTCCTCCTTTTTTTTTACCGTTATATTTCAATAACGCTGCCGTACCAAGTCCTGCCTGCCAAACAAATTTTTCACAGCCGGCTTAAACCTCCTCTATCCTGCCAGCACACAAGTCAGTTTTTACGCAAACGAAAGCCAATATTTAGATTGTCCCGTTTGGCAATCTCGGCCACGATCAAGTTGGCGATCAAACCGGTAAGCGTGAGATTGCCGGCCAACGTGGTAAAACGCAATTAACCTTCACTCGCCTCCAACACCTTCAACCTTTCCGCCGTGTGCAGAAATATCCGGTACGTTTCTTCATCATGGTTGCACATCACAATCTGCTGCAGTGAAACCGCGCAACTGTCAAGGAAGCGGGCGGCCGTACTCAGCAGCACCTCGGCGCAGCGCGGCTTGGGGAAACCAAAAATGCCGGAACTTATTGCAGGCATCGCGATCGTTTGCAGATTATAGTTTTCCGCTAACGTCAAAACATTCCAAACAGCCCGCTTAAGCTTGCTGTCTTCATCACCTTCCCCCATTTGCGGGCCAACGACATGGATGACAAACTTGCATGGCAACTTGCCGGCCCCTGTAATCACCGCTTTAGTGGTCGGCAGATGGCCGATTTTGCGGATAATTTCGTTGCTTTGTCTTACTATTTCCTCGCCGCCTTTCACCGCTATTGCGCGGGCGGCGCCGCCACCGTGGACCAAGCGGCTGTTGGCAGGATTAACGATCGCGTCTGTCGTTTCTTCGGTAATGTCGCCCTGCTTAATGATGATGCGCCGCGCGTCCTTCTTAGCCACTGCTATGGCGTTAGTCACCTCAGCCTCGCTTCTGCCTGGCAGGTCGATATCATATTTTGCGGCAACATCGCGCAGCACCGCTAAAGCTTGTTCTAACCTTATTAATGATAATTCCGACGCAACTTTTTCGGGTGTTGCCGGCCCGAGCAAAGAATATACTTGTTTGATAACATTTATTAAAGCCGTTTCCCGGTTCACTTTTGCTCCCTCCCGTAGTTCATTATAATCCCGGCGCAACGCCAACCCGTTTAGCGCATACAAGTGAGGAGCACTTCTATCAAAGCGCTCCTCTGCCTTGGGTAGACTTATCCCTATTTAGCTGCTTTTCCTGACTTTATCGCCTGGAATTCGTCTTTAACCTGCTTAAGCAGGTCGGGATTAACAATGAGATCATATCCTGCACCGGCTAACGCCTTCGCCGCAACGATGACCGCTTCATGCCCGGACGGACTGGTTCCTGCCTGCACATACGCCTGCGAATGCCCCGGCGTGCCTACCGGAACGAAAGCTATCCCCAGTTCAGCGGCAGGAACACGGTAGCTGACCGAACCAAAATCGGTAGAACCCGTACTTTCCGGTGGCGGCAGAATTTGGGTAGCGCCTGCCTCTTTGGCATTTTCAAGCAATAGCTGGTTAAGGCTATCGACAAGCAGCTTGTTGTCATAGGCTTTGATTTCTTTGATATTAACTTTGGTGCCAGTAGCCAGAGCCGCGCCGCGCGCTACATTGTATACCCGCTCCACGACCGTATTTAGATAATCTCGGTCAGCGCCGCGGATGTAAAACCGGGCTGCCGCCCGCTCCGGCACAATATTCGCCGCCGCCCCGCCATCGGTCACGATGCCGTGAATGCGAACATCGGGTCGAACATGCTCCCGCAAGTACTCAATACCGTTAAACAGCATCATTACCCCGTCAAGAGCGCTGATCCCCTTTTCCGGTGCCGCCGCGGCATGAGAAGCCTTGCCTTCGAAGATAAAGTCCACAAGATTGAGGGCCAAGGATTTGGCGCCAACCGTAGTACGGTCACCCGGATGGGTCATTAAGGCTACATCAAGTTTGTCAAACAGGCCCGCAGCTACCATAGGCAATTTGCCGCTGGTGGTTTCTTCCGCCGGCGTGCCGTATACGATTATGGTCGCAGGGATATCGCCGAGATTTTTGGCCAAAGCGATACCTGCGCCGACGGCCGCCGTGCCAATAATATTATGCCCGCAGCCATGACCTAGTTTTTCCAAAGCGTCATACTCAGCCAAAAAGCCGATCGCCGGTCCGCCGCCCTTATTGATATAAGTAGCCACAAACGCCGTCTTAAGACCGGCAACGCCTTTTTCTACCTTAAACCCGTTATCTTCCAGCGTGCGAGTCAATATTTCCACGGCTTTAAACTCCTGGTTGCCAAGCTCGGGATTGTCATGAATATAGTCGTTAATTTGGATTAATTGCTGGCGCATGTCATCAACGGTTTTATAAATCCCCTCCTTGCCCGCCGCCATTGCCGCGCTGGCCATAAGCAGCAGCAATACCAATACCAGCACCATTATTTTCTTAACCATAAACATACCCCCTGCGCACTATTTTTGGTAATATTATACATTATATGGTAAATAATGTAAATATCGTGCTGGTCAGCTTTGATAAACTGCATCGCCTGGGCCCTGCCTTCTGCCTCGCAAAAATATCCCCTCCTTGCCTCCCAAAACAGCTCGCCCGAAAAGAGCAAACCCAAAACATACTTGCGCCGATTTGAAAATTCTTATTATGACCAATATTGACAGGCTTTACCAAAGATGAATATAATTGATACGTATCCAACAAACACGCGTTCATCCCGGATGAACATTCTCGGATGTACGCGATGCAAAGACAAAGGAGGGCTTCCCTATGTCCAAGCGCCACTGGTCTATTCTCTTGGTTTTTCTCCTATCACTAGCACTGGTTGCCGCCGGGTGCGGCAGTTCCCAGCAGACGGCCAACGTTATCAAACTTGGCGCCAACTTTGAGATGACCGGCTCCAACGCCACTTTCGGGCAGTCGGCCGCCAACGGCGCCAAATTAGCCATCAAAGAAGTCAACGCCAAGGGGGGTGTCCTCGGCAAGCAGCTCACGTTAATTGTCGCCGACAACAAGAGCGAAGCCGCTGAAGCTGCCAACGCCATGCAAAAACTGGTCACCCAGGACAAAGTCGTGGCCGTGCTGGCACCAATCGCTTCTTCCAGCGTAATCGCCGCTGCCCAGGTCAACCAGGACAACAAAGTGCTAGCGATCAGCCCGACCGCCTCCAACCCCAAGGTCACCGTTGACCCAGCGACCGGCAAAGTGCGGGAATTCTTGTTCCGCGCCGCGTTTATCGACCCCTTCCAAGGAGCAGTAATGGCTAACTTTGCCACCAAGTCCCTTAAAGCCAAAACCGCTGCCTTGTACATCGATAACTCCAGCGACTACGCCAAAGGCCTCGGCCAGTACTTCAAGGAAACGTTTATTAAAAACGGCGGCACTATTGTCGCCGAAGAGGCTTATCTGCAAAAAGACACCGACTTCAAAGCTACACTGACCAAAATAAAAGCGAAAAACCCGGATGTGATCTTTGTTCCCGGGTATTATCAGGAAGTCGGTATGATCATCAAGCAGGCCCGTGAACTGGGCATCAACGTACCAATTTTGGGCGGCGACGGCTGGGACTCGGCTAAACTGCCGGAAATAGCCGGTGCTGCGGCGCTGAACAACACCTTCTTCAGCAACCACTATTCGCCGGACGATACCAGCCCGGCGGTCAAAACCTTTGTTGAAAATTACAAAAAAGAATACGGGCAAGTTCCTGACGCCTTTGCCGCCTTATCCTATGACGCTACCATGATGGTCATCAAGGCCATCGAACGGGCCGGCAGCACCGACCCGGTAAAGATTAAGGACGAACTGGCCAAAACCAAGGACTTCCCGGCCGTATCGGGCAACATTACCCTCAATGCCACCCATGACGCCGTAAAGAGCGCGGTCATCATCGAAATGAAAGACGGCAAACAAACCTTCCGGGAAAAAGTCAATCCGTAACGTTCGCATATGCAAAGCCCCCGGCCATTCAGGCCGGGGGCTTTATCTTCAGCATTATTCTTCCTTCTTAAACTCATGCCCCATCCAGACGTGTTTACTCTTAGCCATCCACTCCTGCACGGTATTGAGCATTTCGCCAAACCGCTGGAAGTGGACGACCTCGCGCTCCCATAAAAACCGCAAGGTATCTTTGGCCAGCTCGTCATCGGTAGCGGCGATTAAATGCTCATAGGTGGTACGGGCCTTTTGCTCGGCGGCCATGTCTTCCACCAGGTCGGTTATCGGGTCGCCGAGA
Above is a window of Thermosinus carboxydivorans Nor1 DNA encoding:
- a CDS encoding alkaline phosphatase; amino-acid sequence: MAKYFAKSRSVIWALVLCLVIGLSPGQPASAAAKAKNVIVLMADGTGAAHTTLARWYKGAPLALDEMYVSGVRTWAAESLITDSAPAATAFATGHKTSDKFIGVLPGNVTMPGVAKPAADLYAKPVATVLEGAKLMGKSTGLVATSNIQHASPAGYSSHWPDRNNYNEIGEQQVYLNIDVVLGGGMKYLLPKEQGGTRDDGENLMEVLKQRNYQLVETRDELLKVTSGKVWGMFAADDMAYDFDRKVLRPNEPSLAEMTQKAIELLSQNKKGFFLFVEGSKVDWASHANDPIGVISDLLAFDEAVKVALDFAKKDGNTIVLAFADHGNGGMSLGNKSTDKTYSKLPLSALVDPLKGAKLTGEGLEAMLGADTSEEKIRSIVADYYGVTDLTAEEVAAIQKAKKGQLNYVIGPIISKRSIIGWTTNGHTGEDLFFYYYGLNKPLAMIENTDIANICANALGFNLADVDAKLFVDAEKAFTAIGAKTFLDKSDANNPVLVVTKGAVKAELPLSKNLIKINGKVYQLNGIVVLAPKTGKVFLPQQAVELAKAAGM
- a CDS encoding response regulator, translated to MGAKVLIVDDAAFMRMVLKNILTNNGFEVAGEAENGKEAVIKYTELKPDLVTMDITMPEMDGITAVKEIKKLDPQAKIIMCSAMGQQAMVIEAIKAGASDFIVKPFKEDLVVEKLNIQQAK
- a CDS encoding M20 family metallopeptidase yields the protein MVKKIMVLVLVLLLLMASAAMAAGKEGIYKTVDDMRQQLIQINDYIHDNPELGNQEFKAVEILTRTLEDNGFKVEKGVAGLKTAFVATYINKGGGPAIGFLAEYDALEKLGHGCGHNIIGTAAVGAGIALAKNLGDIPATIIVYGTPAEETTSGKLPMVAAGLFDKLDVALMTHPGDRTTVGAKSLALNLVDFIFEGKASHAAAAPEKGISALDGVMMLFNGIEYLREHVRPDVRIHGIVTDGGAAANIVPERAAARFYIRGADRDYLNTVVERVYNVARGAALATGTKVNIKEIKAYDNKLLVDSLNQLLLENAKEAGATQILPPPESTGSTDFGSVSYRVPAAELGIAFVPVGTPGHSQAYVQAGTSPSGHEAVIVAAKALAGAGYDLIVNPDLLKQVKDEFQAIKSGKAAK
- a CDS encoding macro domain-containing protein; translation: MNRETALINVIKQVYSLLGPATPEKVASELSLIRLEQALAVLRDVAAKYDIDLPGRSEAEVTNAIAVAKKDARRIIIKQGDITEETTDAIVNPANSRLVHGGGAARAIAVKGGEEIVRQSNEIIRKIGHLPTTKAVITGAGKLPCKFVIHVVGPQMGEGDEDSKLKRAVWNVLTLAENYNLQTIAMPAISSGIFGFPKPRCAEVLLSTAARFLDSCAVSLQQIVMCNHDEETYRIFLHTAERLKVLEASEG
- a CDS encoding methyl-accepting chemotaxis protein, whose translation is MKYLRINIQSLLTRMTVFFGLVVLAGCVALWLVSTNRADEAIKAEAEEGMLKVVKQYTAMQDNHIATLKYIVENVAARDVVRGQAGGRETTLQEKLAVLAAELQQAEKLGFKRMGLIDKSGKAFYPDGRTADLGDRDYFKEALTGKTYISSTLVSKVDNSVMFAVAAPVRHYATGEITGVVFGIIDSARFAKEIGSLSYAQTGYAFAVDSTGKMIGHKDQELVLKQVNFIEEAKKNPELAELATIISRMANGEEGLGVYTYQGEKKYVAFAPVKSTGWSVAINAPVDEVLDKAAGLNRALLVVSALVLVIALALTVFIARSIAIPIKLAVNHLGTIADGDFTQVVSDKFIRRTDEIGQLTRALDKLQRDLRPLIGGIRSDAKTLSTSSESLSAASQEVASSSSEVARAIQEVASGASDQASSLQDIIALIGDITSQLEKVYTELGRVKANSEETSALAGKGKQELDLLTASIDNVKQAFQLVAEKLASLDKSVGQIGEIMGVITGIADQTNLLALNAAIEAARAGEAGRGFAVVAEEVRKLAEQSRASADQIKQLLDTIGAETGEVVATAKVTQDQVTNQIENVKNTVRSFDDILASVAAIAPMIAAAYQEMDKTVKAKDAVLDRVQSVSAVSEETSAASEEIAASAEELTASTQEIAAGAQQVLEVAKRLDEQVERFKV
- a CDS encoding ABC transporter substrate-binding protein, which gives rise to MSKRHWSILLVFLLSLALVAAGCGSSQQTANVIKLGANFEMTGSNATFGQSAANGAKLAIKEVNAKGGVLGKQLTLIVADNKSEAAEAANAMQKLVTQDKVVAVLAPIASSSVIAAAQVNQDNKVLAISPTASNPKVTVDPATGKVREFLFRAAFIDPFQGAVMANFATKSLKAKTAALYIDNSSDYAKGLGQYFKETFIKNGGTIVAEEAYLQKDTDFKATLTKIKAKNPDVIFVPGYYQEVGMIIKQARELGINVPILGGDGWDSAKLPEIAGAAALNNTFFSNHYSPDDTSPAVKTFVENYKKEYGQVPDAFAALSYDATMMVIKAIERAGSTDPVKIKDELAKTKDFPAVSGNITLNATHDAVKSAVIIEMKDGKQTFREKVNP